One segment of Haloplanus natans DSM 17983 DNA contains the following:
- a CDS encoding DUF7116 family protein: MAPVTMPPVEEARDVFRRLGYSVDGDGVDLRAERKWRTVHVTALDAEDASSPPELRADGGTTEYRLRCFVTWMEAAGDLRDRLSGLDLDYEWAVIGVDGDDYEVVARAAGA; encoded by the coding sequence ATGGCCCCTGTTACCATGCCACCTGTCGAAGAGGCGCGGGACGTGTTCCGCCGCCTCGGATACTCCGTCGACGGCGACGGGGTCGATCTCAGGGCCGAACGCAAGTGGCGAACCGTTCACGTGACCGCACTCGATGCGGAAGACGCGTCGTCGCCTCCCGAACTCAGAGCCGACGGGGGGACAACGGAGTATCGACTTCGATGCTTCGTCACGTGGATGGAGGCCGCAGGGGATCTCCGTGATCGACTCTCGGGACTCGACCTCGACTACGAGTGGGCCGTCATCGGCGTCGACGGCGACGACTACGAGGTCGTCGCCCGCGCGGCCGGCGCGTAA
- a CDS encoding metal-dependent hydrolase, translating into MFVGHAALAFALVGSVAVVRGWTTERALTLAVVAGAFAVLPDVDMVYALVGVASATGSGALAVAGAFWSTGNVVHRAVTHSLVLAFPVALLAALRVVDTRPTRALSVALAVLLVGLVAAVGGSLAALITLLFVLGAATVAAVAGHHAEVTAPETLVVALVGLLSHPFGDLFTGEPPAMLYPLDAALVTERVALAADPTLHLLAAFGTELGTVWAAVAIVCLATGLRPTTAVGTRATLGAGYAASILLIPAPTLDLSYPFVFSVLGVGLVGVLPRVRLVGRGPSVEPPDWLGAGLTGLSAITVAWLAYTVAYVIV; encoded by the coding sequence ATGTTCGTCGGTCACGCAGCGCTGGCGTTCGCCCTCGTCGGGAGCGTCGCCGTCGTCCGTGGGTGGACCACGGAGCGGGCGCTCACCCTCGCCGTCGTCGCCGGTGCCTTCGCCGTGCTCCCCGACGTGGACATGGTGTACGCGCTCGTCGGCGTCGCGAGCGCGACCGGGAGCGGCGCCCTCGCCGTCGCGGGCGCGTTCTGGTCGACCGGGAACGTCGTCCACCGGGCCGTCACCCACTCGCTCGTCCTCGCGTTCCCGGTGGCTCTGCTGGCCGCCCTTCGGGTCGTCGACACCCGACCTACCCGGGCGCTCTCCGTCGCCCTCGCCGTCCTCCTGGTCGGGCTGGTCGCCGCCGTCGGCGGCTCGCTGGCGGCGCTGATCACGCTCCTGTTCGTCCTCGGCGCGGCAACCGTCGCGGCAGTTGCCGGCCATCACGCCGAGGTGACGGCGCCCGAGACCCTCGTCGTGGCCCTCGTCGGCCTCCTCTCACACCCCTTCGGCGACCTGTTTACCGGGGAGCCGCCCGCGATGCTCTACCCGCTCGACGCCGCGCTGGTGACCGAACGAGTTGCGCTCGCGGCCGACCCCACGCTCCACCTCCTGGCCGCGTTCGGCACCGAACTCGGAACCGTCTGGGCTGCCGTCGCCATCGTCTGTCTCGCTACCGGCTTGCGGCCGACGACAGCCGTGGGGACGCGGGCGACCCTCGGCGCCGGCTACGCCGCGAGCATCCTCCTCATCCCGGCGCCGACGCTCGATCTCTCCTACCCGTTCGTGTTCTCGGTGCTCGGCGTCGGTCTGGTTGGCGTCCTCCCGCGCGTCCGCCTCGTCGGTCGCGGCCCCTCCGTCGAACCGCCGGACTGGCTCGGTGCGGGACTGACCGGACTCTCCGCGATTACGGTCGCGTGGCTGGCCTACACCGTCGCCTACGTGATCGTGTGA
- a CDS encoding HesB/IscA family protein, translating to MSTESVDGANDGVVEVTPEAASEALALMDREGMDTDVGGLRLFVQQGGCAGLSYGMRFDDEPEADDRVIERHDLRVFVDPASADYIGGSVLDYESGLQAEGFHVENPNVVSECGCGESFRT from the coding sequence ATGAGCACGGAAAGCGTCGATGGGGCGAACGACGGTGTCGTGGAGGTGACGCCGGAAGCGGCGTCGGAGGCCCTCGCGCTGATGGATCGGGAGGGAATGGACACGGACGTCGGCGGTCTCCGCCTGTTCGTCCAGCAAGGTGGCTGTGCCGGCCTCTCCTACGGGATGCGCTTCGACGACGAACCCGAAGCCGACGACAGGGTCATCGAACGCCACGACCTCCGGGTGTTCGTCGACCCCGCGAGCGCCGACTACATCGGCGGTTCGGTCCTCGACTACGAATCCGGCCTCCAAGCCGAAGGCTTCCACGTCGAGAACCCGAACGTCGTCTCCGAGTGTGGCTGTGGCGAGTCGTTCCGCACCTGA
- the ggt gene encoding gamma-glutamyltransferase has protein sequence MNPNPDLDRFDSRRSTAYARNGMVATSQPLAAQAGVEALRDGGNAFDAAVTTAAVLNVVEPMSTGIGGDAFALYRTADGDVGAFRSCGGAPADATIETVRERAAERSGVDPAAASMPDAGPLAVTVPGTARGWERLVADHGNRSLAAALDPAVEYATEGFPVSEVIADMWTVAETLFTEDGAREEYLLDGRSPDTGEVMTLPDLGETLATIATAGADAFYEGPLADRIAEAVQARGGLLAADDLAGFEPEYVDPVSTTYRGAEVYELPPNNQGLVALEALNIAEELDAGGYDYDSADRVHYFAESLKRAFHDGHYYITDPAFEDVPALGSKAYAAERAGTVGERAGSVSVGGPGAPGDGDTVLLTVADDAGNVVSFINSIFGHFGSGVVVPGTGITLQNRGSSFSLDPDHPNRIEPGKRPFHTLIPGLCRLDSDDWAAFGVMGGYMQPQGHLQVLANLLDYDMPLQAAMDAPRWRYLADGSLAVEDRFPDGLLPKLARRGHDVTVRPPGDFGGGQITRLAEGVISGATEPRKDGTAAGF, from the coding sequence ATGAACCCGAACCCGGACCTCGACCGCTTCGATTCGCGTCGGTCGACGGCGTACGCACGGAACGGCATGGTGGCGACGAGTCAGCCACTCGCGGCGCAGGCGGGTGTCGAGGCGCTACGGGACGGCGGTAACGCCTTCGACGCGGCGGTGACGACGGCGGCCGTCCTGAACGTCGTCGAGCCGATGAGCACCGGTATCGGCGGCGACGCCTTCGCCCTCTATCGAACCGCCGACGGCGACGTGGGTGCGTTCCGGAGTTGCGGCGGGGCGCCCGCCGACGCAACGATCGAGACGGTGCGCGAACGCGCCGCGGAGCGCTCGGGCGTCGACCCCGCCGCGGCGTCGATGCCGGACGCCGGGCCGCTAGCGGTGACGGTCCCCGGAACTGCCCGCGGGTGGGAACGCCTCGTCGCGGACCACGGCAACCGGTCGCTCGCGGCCGCGCTCGATCCTGCGGTCGAGTACGCGACAGAGGGGTTCCCGGTCAGCGAAGTCATCGCCGACATGTGGACCGTCGCGGAGACGCTGTTTACCGAAGACGGCGCGCGCGAGGAGTACCTCCTCGACGGTCGGTCGCCCGACACCGGCGAGGTGATGACGCTCCCGGACCTCGGCGAGACGCTCGCCACCATCGCGACGGCGGGCGCCGACGCCTTCTACGAGGGGCCCCTGGCCGACCGCATCGCCGAGGCGGTGCAGGCGCGGGGCGGCCTCCTCGCGGCCGACGACCTCGCCGGCTTCGAACCGGAGTACGTCGACCCCGTCTCCACCACCTACCGCGGCGCCGAAGTGTACGAACTCCCGCCGAACAACCAGGGGTTGGTGGCGCTTGAGGCGCTCAACATCGCGGAGGAACTCGACGCCGGGGGGTACGACTACGACTCCGCCGACCGCGTCCACTACTTCGCCGAGTCGCTCAAACGCGCCTTCCACGACGGCCACTACTACATCACCGACCCCGCGTTCGAGGACGTACCGGCGCTGGGATCGAAGGCCTACGCCGCGGAACGGGCCGGAACGGTGGGTGAACGGGCCGGCTCGGTGTCCGTCGGCGGCCCCGGCGCGCCCGGCGACGGCGACACCGTCCTCCTGACTGTCGCCGACGACGCGGGGAACGTCGTCTCCTTCATCAACTCCATTTTCGGCCACTTCGGGAGCGGCGTCGTCGTGCCGGGGACGGGCATCACGCTCCAGAACCGCGGGAGTTCGTTCTCGCTCGACCCCGACCACCCCAACCGGATCGAACCCGGCAAGCGACCGTTCCACACGCTCATCCCGGGGCTGTGCCGCCTCGACAGCGACGACTGGGCGGCCTTCGGCGTCATGGGCGGCTACATGCAGCCACAGGGCCACCTGCAGGTGCTCGCCAACCTGCTGGACTACGACATGCCGCTCCAGGCGGCGATGGACGCGCCGCGCTGGCGCTACCTCGCGGACGGATCGCTCGCCGTCGAAGACCGGTTCCCCGACGGCCTCCTGCCGAAACTCGCTCGGCGGGGACACGACGTGACCGTTCGCCCGCCCGGCGACTTCGGTGGCGGGCAGATCACGCGCCTCGCCGAGGGCGTCATCTCGGGGGCGACGGAGCCCCGGAAGGACGGAACGGCGGCGGGCTTTTAA
- a CDS encoding methyl-accepting chemotaxis protein: MASITGDSATAHSGNGGWRQTCREFVHYIPDGHSIPEASWRSRHRNILILVLAQLPLLFGLGLYEGTESVITGATVPTIPLTTVLLELGLVAGLAVASLLPWLPRRVRTALATIGFLSTSVVLVHFSGGFIEAHFHFFVGMAVVAVYEDWVPFALGIGYVVLTHGVFGMINPERVYNHTAAINNPWAWGLIHGLFVLALAVALMAHWYSTERSREEAEIQLQQAERKSEEVEELEAKKAEIERAKAEAEEAKAEAEKRQREVERLNDHLEAKADAYSAAMARAADGELTVRLDADSESEAMARIGEAFNEMMSETESTIQEIQGFAESVAAASEEADTGAEEAREASEDVSEAIQEIADGAHEQREMLETVSTEMTDLSATVEEVAASAETVAERSHETAEIAEAGERTAQGAIEDARDVQRAIDSTVETVELLDERMAEIEEIIGLIGDIAEQTNMLALNANIEAARAGSDGGTDGSGFAVVANEVKSLAEETQGSANDIEELIEATQAQTGTAVEEARAAERDMQAGVEAFQEVVDAFSQVAENAEATDSGIQDISETADDQAASTEAAVSMVEDVADISRATASETEHASAAAQQQAASMSQVSANATSLSEGAERLLALLATFEVGDTTDSRTGSASATPSR; this comes from the coding sequence ATGGCGAGTATTACGGGCGACTCCGCGACTGCGCACTCCGGGAACGGTGGCTGGCGACAGACGTGTCGGGAGTTCGTCCACTACATTCCCGACGGCCACTCGATTCCCGAAGCGTCGTGGCGGAGCCGCCACCGGAACATCCTGATTTTGGTGCTGGCACAGCTTCCGCTCCTGTTCGGACTCGGCCTGTACGAGGGGACCGAGTCGGTGATCACGGGAGCGACGGTACCGACGATTCCGCTGACGACTGTCCTGCTCGAACTCGGTCTCGTGGCGGGGCTGGCCGTCGCATCGCTGCTTCCGTGGCTCCCGCGACGGGTTCGCACGGCGCTTGCGACCATCGGATTCCTCTCTACCTCCGTCGTCCTCGTTCACTTCTCGGGTGGGTTCATCGAGGCGCATTTCCACTTCTTCGTCGGGATGGCCGTCGTCGCCGTCTACGAGGACTGGGTGCCCTTTGCCCTCGGCATCGGCTACGTCGTCCTCACCCACGGCGTGTTCGGGATGATCAACCCGGAGCGGGTGTACAACCACACCGCGGCGATCAACAACCCGTGGGCCTGGGGGCTCATCCACGGCCTCTTCGTGTTGGCACTCGCCGTGGCGCTGATGGCGCACTGGTACTCGACCGAACGCTCCCGCGAGGAGGCCGAGATTCAGCTCCAGCAGGCCGAACGAAAAAGCGAGGAAGTCGAGGAACTGGAGGCCAAAAAGGCCGAAATAGAGCGAGCGAAAGCCGAGGCGGAGGAGGCGAAAGCCGAAGCCGAGAAGCGACAGCGGGAGGTCGAGCGGCTGAACGACCACCTCGAAGCGAAAGCCGACGCCTACAGCGCCGCGATGGCGCGTGCCGCCGACGGCGAGTTGACCGTCAGACTTGACGCCGACAGCGAGAGCGAGGCGATGGCGCGGATCGGCGAGGCGTTCAACGAGATGATGTCCGAGACGGAGTCGACGATCCAGGAGATCCAGGGGTTCGCGGAGTCGGTCGCCGCCGCGAGCGAGGAGGCCGATACCGGGGCCGAGGAGGCCCGGGAAGCGAGCGAGGACGTGAGCGAGGCGATCCAGGAGATCGCCGACGGCGCGCACGAACAGCGGGAGATGCTCGAAACCGTCTCGACGGAGATGACGGACCTGTCGGCGACGGTCGAGGAGGTGGCCGCCTCGGCCGAGACGGTCGCCGAGCGCTCCCACGAGACGGCCGAAATCGCCGAGGCCGGCGAGCGAACGGCACAGGGGGCGATCGAGGACGCCCGCGACGTGCAGAGGGCGATCGATTCGACGGTCGAAACCGTCGAACTGCTCGACGAGCGGATGGCGGAGATCGAGGAGATCATCGGCCTCATCGGCGACATCGCCGAGCAGACGAACATGCTGGCGCTGAACGCCAACATCGAGGCCGCCCGCGCGGGTAGCGACGGTGGGACCGACGGCAGCGGCTTCGCCGTCGTCGCCAACGAGGTCAAGAGCCTGGCCGAGGAGACGCAGGGCTCGGCCAACGACATCGAGGAACTCATCGAAGCGACGCAGGCACAGACGGGGACGGCCGTCGAGGAAGCCCGCGCGGCCGAACGGGATATGCAGGCGGGCGTCGAGGCGTTTCAGGAGGTCGTCGACGCCTTCTCCCAGGTGGCCGAGAACGCCGAGGCGACCGACAGCGGCATCCAGGACATCAGCGAGACGGCCGACGACCAGGCTGCGAGCACCGAGGCGGCCGTGTCGATGGTCGAGGACGTCGCCGACATCAGCCGGGCGACGGCCTCGGAGACGGAGCACGCGTCCGCGGCCGCACAGCAACAGGCCGCGTCGATGTCACAGGTCAGCGCCAACGCCACCTCGCTCAGCGAGGGAGCCGAACGACTCCTGGCACTGCTGGCGACGTTCGAGGTGGGCGATACGACCGACTCACGGACGGGATCGGCGTCCGCGACGCCGTCCCGATAA
- a CDS encoding mechanosensitive ion channel domain-containing protein, which yields MRGVALQSNVLTRALDEFVRRLVEAIPTVVTGLVFLALAAILVKAVLVVLNAVLGRTMGGESPVYRQFLTTIVAVFLWFGVGLSTLSVVGLDGIAASLGTAAGFLALGVSYATSDMIADAVAGVYLLRDPDFEAGDTVRVGDMTGVVQSIELRKTRFAVADDTVVRGNADIEARWTKIATES from the coding sequence ATGCGTGGCGTTGCACTCCAGTCGAACGTTCTCACTCGAGCGCTCGACGAGTTCGTTCGCCGCCTCGTCGAGGCCATCCCAACGGTCGTCACCGGCCTCGTTTTTCTGGCACTCGCGGCGATTCTCGTCAAGGCCGTCCTCGTCGTCCTGAACGCCGTGCTCGGCCGGACGATGGGCGGTGAGTCCCCCGTCTATCGCCAGTTTCTCACCACGATCGTCGCCGTCTTCCTCTGGTTCGGCGTCGGCCTCTCGACGCTCTCCGTCGTCGGACTGGACGGCATCGCGGCGTCGCTTGGCACCGCCGCCGGTTTCCTCGCCCTCGGCGTTTCCTACGCCACGAGCGACATGATCGCCGACGCCGTCGCCGGCGTCTACCTCCTCCGTGATCCCGACTTCGAGGCGGGCGACACCGTCCGCGTCGGCGACATGACGGGCGTCGTGCAGTCCATCGAACTCCGAAAGACGCGCTTTGCCGTGGCGGACGACACCGTCGTCCGCGGGAACGCCGACATCGAGGCCCGGTGGACCAAGATCGCCACCGAATCCTGA
- a CDS encoding putative sulfate/molybdate transporter — MRTSLAGWTDSRFDVAWGEVTGAVGDTVTVLPIVVAVAALTDLSLSHLLVGFAVFQVVWGLRYGHPMSVEPMKALAALVIAGGLSTGEYVAAGLLAGVVLLVVGRTGTLGRLAPYVGEPVVRGIQVGVALILLRTGVTTGLETPSLAGLAVVVALVTVVTGHRQVAALAVLGLGAALAVGAAGPMTPSLPAVALLDPATISLSQNAIGATVGQLAMTVGNAAVATSLLVEEYFDAEASPDDLSTSMGVMNLLAVPLGAMPMCHGSGGVAGKYAFGARTATSNLVLGGLYFLLAVVAVDAVAAFPMAVLGVVLVLVAVELGRSGLDTSDPYLTGTVGVVALLVNVGVAFGVGIVGFHALQRVRSED; from the coding sequence ATGCGCACGTCGTTGGCCGGCTGGACGGACTCTCGGTTCGACGTGGCCTGGGGCGAGGTGACGGGGGCGGTGGGCGACACCGTGACCGTCCTGCCCATCGTCGTCGCCGTCGCGGCGCTGACCGATCTCTCCCTATCGCACCTCCTCGTCGGCTTCGCCGTCTTTCAGGTCGTCTGGGGACTTCGCTACGGCCACCCGATGTCCGTCGAGCCGATGAAGGCACTCGCCGCGCTGGTCATCGCCGGCGGCCTCTCGACCGGCGAGTACGTCGCCGCCGGGTTGCTCGCGGGGGTGGTTCTGCTCGTCGTCGGCCGGACCGGGACGCTGGGACGGCTCGCCCCCTACGTCGGCGAACCCGTGGTTCGCGGCATCCAGGTCGGCGTTGCACTGATCCTCCTCCGGACCGGCGTGACGACCGGACTGGAGACGCCGTCGCTCGCCGGCCTCGCCGTCGTCGTCGCCCTCGTGACGGTCGTTACGGGTCACCGACAGGTGGCCGCGCTGGCCGTCCTCGGCCTCGGCGCGGCGCTCGCCGTCGGCGCCGCCGGGCCGATGACCCCCAGCCTCCCCGCGGTGGCGCTCCTCGACCCCGCCACCATCTCACTGTCCCAAAACGCCATCGGCGCGACGGTCGGCCAACTCGCCATGACCGTCGGCAACGCCGCCGTCGCTACCTCACTGCTGGTCGAGGAGTATTTCGACGCCGAGGCGTCGCCCGACGACCTCTCGACCAGCATGGGCGTGATGAACCTCCTGGCCGTCCCCCTCGGCGCGATGCCGATGTGTCACGGGAGCGGCGGCGTCGCCGGAAAATACGCCTTCGGCGCGCGGACCGCCACCTCCAATCTCGTCCTCGGCGGCCTCTACTTCCTCCTCGCCGTCGTCGCCGTCGACGCCGTCGCGGCGTTCCCGATGGCCGTCCTCGGCGTCGTCCTCGTCCTCGTCGCCGTCGAACTCGGTCGGTCCGGCCTCGATACGTCCGACCCGTATCTGACCGGCACCGTCGGCGTCGTCGCCCTCCTCGTCAACGTCGGCGTCGCCTTCGGCGTCGGTATCGTCGGGTTCCACGCGCTGCAACGCGTGCGGAGCGAGGATTAA
- the hisD gene encoding histidinol dehydrogenase, which yields MDMEVRDIEALGPADRRALFERDAGVDAVREDVRDIVEHVRDEGDVAVREFSREFDGVEVGNLDITDAAERAHDAVDDELLDAIQAAADNVRAFHERQLPADWRDDFDGRELGRRFRPLSRVGVYVPGGAAAYPSSALMGIVPATVAGVEHVVVTTPPAENVNPATLAAIHEAGADAVYSVGGAQAIGAMAYGTETVTAVEKIVGPGNRWVTAAKAEVRGDAEIDFLAGPSEVLILADATADPAFVAADLLAQAEHDDHASVVAVTDDADLAEAVVAELDARLPDCDRRETVEAALEHDASGVFLARSMSEAVLFAEEYAAEHLSIQADDDEALLDRIDSAGSVFLGPYTPVAAGDYASGTNHVLPTGGGAKRFGGLSVETFLRSTTVQRLDRDALDDLSDTITTLAEAEGLTGHAESVRRRFE from the coding sequence GTGGACATGGAAGTACGCGATATCGAAGCGCTCGGTCCCGCCGACCGGCGGGCGCTGTTCGAGCGTGACGCCGGGGTCGACGCCGTCCGGGAGGACGTACGCGACATCGTCGAGCACGTCCGCGACGAGGGCGACGTGGCAGTCCGGGAGTTCTCCCGCGAGTTCGACGGCGTCGAGGTGGGTAATCTGGACATCACGGACGCGGCCGAACGCGCCCACGACGCGGTCGACGACGAGCTATTGGACGCCATCCAGGCCGCCGCGGACAACGTCCGCGCGTTCCACGAGCGACAGCTACCCGCGGACTGGCGCGACGACTTCGACGGCCGGGAACTCGGCCGCCGGTTCCGGCCGCTCTCCCGCGTCGGCGTCTACGTTCCTGGCGGCGCCGCGGCCTACCCCTCCAGCGCGCTCATGGGCATCGTCCCGGCGACGGTGGCCGGCGTCGAACACGTCGTGGTGACGACGCCGCCGGCCGAGAACGTCAACCCCGCGACGCTCGCGGCCATCCACGAGGCGGGGGCGGACGCCGTCTACAGCGTCGGCGGCGCACAGGCCATCGGCGCGATGGCCTACGGCACCGAGACGGTGACTGCCGTCGAGAAGATCGTCGGCCCGGGCAACCGCTGGGTGACGGCGGCGAAAGCCGAGGTCCGGGGCGACGCCGAGATAGACTTCCTCGCCGGGCCGAGCGAGGTGCTCATCCTCGCGGACGCGACGGCCGACCCCGCCTTCGTCGCCGCCGACCTCCTCGCACAGGCCGAACACGACGACCACGCGTCGGTCGTCGCGGTGACCGACGACGCCGATCTGGCCGAGGCGGTGGTCGCCGAACTCGACGCACGCCTGCCCGACTGCGACCGCCGGGAGACGGTCGAGGCGGCGCTCGAACACGACGCGAGCGGCGTCTTCCTCGCGCGCTCCATGTCCGAGGCGGTCCTCTTCGCCGAGGAGTACGCCGCCGAACACCTGTCGATCCAGGCCGACGACGACGAGGCCCTGCTGGACCGCATCGACAGCGCCGGCAGCGTCTTTCTCGGCCCGTACACCCCCGTCGCGGCTGGCGACTACGCCTCCGGGACGAACCACGTCCTGCCGACGGGCGGCGGGGCCAAGCGGTTCGGCGGCCTCTCCGTCGAGACGTTCCTCCGCTCGACGACCGTCCAGCGTCTCGACCGGGACGCCCTCGACGACCTGTCGGACACCATCACGACCCTCGCGGAGGCCGAGGGTCTGACCGGCCACGCCGAGAGCGTCCGTCGGCGGTTCGAGTAG